A region from the Hyalangium gracile genome encodes:
- a CDS encoding zinc-binding dehydrogenase has protein sequence MRAMVISRFGGPDVFEERDVPTPTAGPGQLLVRVVASGTNPVDAKLRQDGSWAGLIPPVVLGYDVSGVVEAVGPGVTGFARGDEVFYTPEIFDNPSGSYAEFNAVSAAIVARKPRNLTHEQAAAVPLAGGTAWEAVIRRLQLTVGETILIHGGAGGVGSFAVQIAKAAGAHVLATAGTENQKTLRRLGADVAINYQRVDATEAVLRETGGVGVDAVFDTTGSQVIPTIPAVRRGGRIATILGFSGDMSAFYPRNLTLHGVFLLRERRRLEELTRLIERDHLQPLVESVLPLAQVADAHRRLDSGHGRGKVVLSISSTPTAGG, from the coding sequence ATGCGAGCCATGGTCATCTCCCGCTTCGGCGGGCCCGACGTCTTCGAGGAGCGTGACGTGCCCACCCCCACCGCTGGCCCCGGCCAGCTCCTGGTGCGCGTGGTGGCCTCCGGCACCAACCCCGTGGATGCCAAGCTGCGCCAGGACGGCTCCTGGGCCGGCCTCATCCCTCCCGTGGTGCTCGGCTATGACGTGTCCGGCGTCGTCGAGGCCGTGGGTCCCGGCGTCACCGGCTTCGCTCGCGGCGACGAGGTCTTCTACACCCCGGAGATCTTCGACAACCCCAGCGGCAGCTACGCGGAGTTCAACGCCGTCTCCGCCGCCATCGTCGCGCGCAAGCCGCGCAACCTCACCCACGAGCAGGCCGCCGCCGTCCCCCTCGCCGGCGGCACCGCCTGGGAGGCCGTCATCCGCCGCCTCCAGCTCACCGTGGGAGAGACCATCCTCATTCACGGCGGCGCCGGCGGCGTGGGCTCGTTCGCGGTGCAAATCGCCAAGGCGGCCGGCGCGCACGTGCTGGCCACCGCCGGCACCGAGAACCAGAAGACGCTGCGCAGGCTGGGCGCGGACGTGGCCATCAACTACCAGCGCGTGGACGCCACCGAGGCCGTGCTGCGCGAGACGGGCGGCGTCGGCGTGGACGCCGTCTTCGACACCACCGGCTCCCAGGTCATCCCCACCATCCCCGCCGTGCGCCGCGGCGGCCGCATCGCCACCATCCTCGGCTTCAGCGGAGACATGAGCGCCTTCTACCCGCGCAACCTCACCCTCCACGGCGTCTTCCTCCTGCGCGAGCGCCGAAGGCTCGAGGAGCTCACCCGCCTCATCGAGCGCGATCACCTCCAGCCGCTCGTGGAGTCCGTCCTCCCGCTCGCTCAGGTGGCCGACGCTCACCGCCGGCTCGACAGCGGCCATGGCCGCGGCAAGGTGGTGCTCTCCATCTCCAGCACCCCTACCGCTGGTGGATGA
- a CDS encoding DofB protein → MSAAIPGPKSDIIDRIFFVRYVRPPSKEDVKTVLERVAVAHKRLNQPLIYVGSIDSKTKVPNSEERNNLNELLLALREYCEVVHLIIEGSELQNSLQRVIISGMLIITRTYDNYMSVHKNISGASFDITRRLNKDPTALIQVARDRGLVI, encoded by the coding sequence GTGAGTGCCGCGATCCCTGGACCCAAGTCGGACATCATCGACCGCATCTTCTTCGTCCGCTACGTGCGGCCTCCCTCCAAGGAGGACGTCAAGACGGTGTTGGAGCGCGTGGCGGTGGCTCACAAGCGGCTGAACCAGCCGCTCATCTACGTGGGCTCCATCGACTCGAAGACCAAGGTGCCCAACTCCGAGGAGCGCAACAACCTCAACGAGCTGCTGCTGGCGCTGCGCGAGTACTGCGAGGTGGTGCACCTCATCATCGAGGGCTCCGAGCTGCAGAACAGCCTCCAGCGCGTCATCATCTCCGGCATGCTCATCATCACCCGCACCTATGACAACTACATGTCGGTGCACAAAAACATCTCGGGTGCCTCGTTCGACATCACCCGGCGCCTGAACAAGGATCCCACGGCGCTGATCCAGGTCGCGAGGGACCGAGGCCTGGTCATCTAG
- the mhpA gene encoding bifunctional 3-(3-hydroxy-phenyl)propionate/3-hydroxycinnamic acid hydroxylase MhpA: MSSEIVDVIVVGCGPVGAITANFLGQQGLRTMLLEKDLTTHSQPRAFSCDDETQRNFRIAGLEGELAITLWDCKSMDYIDAKKQVLGSAVFSELDFGNGHHGLSFFNQPQMEHVMREGLKRFPHVELRLGHEVESLTQDAEGVTLQVKDRRTGRSRELRARYVLGADGSHSTIRRLMGSTLAGTSYEEPWIAISGTTPTAEPDFTYYVCDPARPGFVTRGPFNEIRMDLLLHENERTEVMESPELVNKLMSPFVDPKLMKLQRASVFTFQAKVATRWREGRVFILGDAAHVMPPFMGQGLCSGIRDALNLTWKLALVVRGAAGDSLLDTYEAERRPHATNMIKATIMMGKVFLARSKFIAAVRNFFLRWSYNNPKTRSFIREFKARPPIRLPNGFISGGKYKEGSAEGTYFPQPRVGLPGGETVLLDTALGCRFAVLCLASVTEPVLGSAEAFARELNGVLVRVLPADRASEARPGDVVDVEGKLAAWFARFKSDTAVVRPDRYVYGTSSGSGIEKLREQVRPFIHQASAPRATQEPARALRISNA; the protein is encoded by the coding sequence ATGTCCTCTGAGATCGTCGACGTCATCGTCGTGGGATGTGGCCCCGTGGGGGCGATCACGGCCAACTTCCTGGGACAGCAGGGCCTGCGGACGATGCTCCTCGAGAAGGATCTCACCACGCACTCCCAGCCACGGGCCTTCTCGTGCGACGACGAGACCCAGCGCAACTTCCGCATCGCGGGCCTGGAGGGCGAGCTGGCCATCACGCTCTGGGACTGCAAGTCGATGGACTACATCGACGCGAAGAAGCAGGTGCTGGGCTCGGCGGTGTTCTCGGAGCTGGACTTCGGCAACGGGCACCACGGCCTGTCCTTCTTCAACCAGCCGCAGATGGAGCACGTGATGCGCGAGGGGCTCAAGCGCTTCCCGCACGTGGAGCTGCGGCTGGGCCACGAGGTGGAGTCGCTCACCCAGGACGCGGAGGGCGTCACGCTGCAGGTGAAGGATCGGCGCACCGGCCGCTCGCGCGAGCTGCGCGCCCGCTACGTGCTGGGCGCGGACGGCTCGCACAGCACCATCCGGCGGCTGATGGGCAGCACCCTGGCCGGCACCTCCTACGAGGAGCCGTGGATCGCCATCTCCGGCACCACGCCCACCGCGGAGCCGGACTTCACCTACTACGTGTGTGATCCGGCGCGGCCCGGCTTCGTCACGCGCGGCCCGTTCAACGAGATCCGCATGGATCTGCTGCTGCACGAGAACGAGCGCACGGAGGTGATGGAGTCTCCGGAGCTGGTGAACAAGCTGATGTCGCCCTTCGTGGACCCGAAGCTGATGAAGCTGCAGCGCGCCTCGGTGTTCACCTTCCAGGCGAAGGTGGCCACGCGGTGGCGGGAAGGGCGCGTCTTCATCCTCGGGGACGCCGCGCACGTGATGCCGCCCTTCATGGGACAGGGCCTGTGCTCGGGCATCCGGGATGCGCTCAACCTGACGTGGAAGCTGGCCCTGGTGGTGCGCGGCGCCGCGGGAGACTCGCTGCTGGACACCTACGAGGCGGAGCGGCGCCCCCACGCGACGAACATGATCAAGGCGACGATCATGATGGGCAAGGTGTTCCTGGCGCGCTCGAAGTTCATCGCGGCCGTGCGCAACTTCTTCCTGCGCTGGAGCTACAACAACCCGAAGACGCGCAGCTTCATCCGCGAGTTCAAGGCCCGGCCTCCCATCCGCCTGCCCAACGGCTTCATCTCCGGCGGCAAGTACAAGGAGGGCTCCGCCGAGGGCACCTACTTCCCCCAGCCCAGGGTGGGGCTGCCCGGGGGAGAGACGGTGCTGCTGGACACCGCGCTGGGCTGCCGCTTCGCGGTGCTGTGCCTGGCGAGCGTCACCGAGCCGGTGCTCGGCTCGGCCGAGGCGTTCGCCCGGGAGCTCAACGGCGTGCTGGTGCGCGTGCTGCCCGCCGACCGCGCGAGCGAGGCCCGGCCGGGGGACGTGGTGGACGTGGAGGGCAAGCTGGCCGCGTGGTTCGCCCGCTTCAAGTCGGACACGGCGGTGGTGCGGCCGGACCGCTACGTCTACGGCACCTCGAGCGGCTCTGGCATCGAGAAGCTCCGCGAGCAGGTGCGCCCCTTCATCCACCAGGCCTCCGCTCCGAGAGCCACCCAGGAACCGGCCCGGGCGCTGCGCATCTCGAACGCTTGA
- a CDS encoding DofB protein, translated as MNDATSFKSDVVDRIFFVRYLRPPSKEDAKAVLERVAVAHKRLAQPLIYVGSIDSKSKVPNSEERNNLNELLLTLREYCEVVHLIIEGSELQNSLQRVIISGMLIVTRTYDNYLSVHKSVDSTVEDLTKRLKKDARPLIRVARDRSVVL; from the coding sequence GTGAACGACGCGACCTCTTTCAAATCGGATGTCGTCGACCGCATCTTCTTCGTCCGCTACCTGCGGCCACCCTCCAAGGAGGATGCCAAGGCGGTGTTGGAGCGCGTGGCGGTGGCTCACAAGCGACTGGCCCAGCCGCTCATCTACGTGGGCTCCATCGACTCGAAGTCGAAGGTGCCCAACTCCGAGGAGCGCAACAACCTCAACGAGCTGCTGCTGACGCTGCGCGAGTACTGCGAGGTGGTGCACCTCATCATCGAGGGCTCCGAGCTGCAGAACAGCCTCCAGCGCGTCATCATCTCCGGCATGCTCATCGTCACGCGCACCTACGACAACTACCTGTCGGTGCATAAGAGCGTGGACTCCACCGTGGAGGACCTCACCAAGCGTCTGAAGAAGGACGCGAGGCCGCTCATCCGGGTGGCGCGAGACCGGAGCGTGGTGCTCTAG
- the msrB gene encoding peptide-methionine (R)-S-oxide reductase MsrB yields MDRRRKWWWAGLLVVPLVAIAAGAGDKPASPPKAAEASDARKSPAQAPSAPEPAEKVVKTEEEWRKQLTSEQFRILREKGTERAFTGKYWNNHEAGTYHCAGCGQPLFASDTKFESGTGWPSFWQPLAPSAVTLHEDSSFFMTRTEVVCSRCGGHLGHVFPDGPEPTGLRYCMNSAALRFEKKP; encoded by the coding sequence ATGGACCGACGACGCAAGTGGTGGTGGGCAGGCCTGCTGGTGGTTCCCCTCGTAGCCATCGCCGCGGGAGCGGGTGACAAGCCCGCCAGCCCGCCGAAGGCAGCCGAGGCCTCGGATGCGCGCAAGAGCCCCGCTCAGGCGCCGAGCGCCCCGGAGCCGGCGGAGAAGGTCGTCAAGACGGAGGAGGAGTGGCGCAAGCAGCTCACCTCCGAGCAGTTCCGCATCCTGCGCGAGAAGGGTACCGAGCGCGCCTTCACCGGCAAGTACTGGAACAACCACGAGGCGGGCACCTACCACTGCGCCGGGTGCGGCCAGCCGCTCTTCGCCTCGGACACCAAGTTCGAGTCCGGCACCGGCTGGCCCAGCTTCTGGCAGCCCCTCGCGCCCTCGGCGGTGACGCTGCACGAGGACAGCAGCTTCTTCATGACGCGCACGGAGGTGGTGTGCTCGCGCTGCGGCGGACACCTGGGCCACGTCTTCCCGGACGGCCCGGAGCCCACCGGCCTGCGCTACTGCATGAACTCGGCGGCGCTCCGCTTCGAGAAGAAGCCGTAG
- a CDS encoding aldo/keto reductase, protein MNYRMLGRTGLYVSELCFGAMTFGGEGFWKVVGTQGQSEADKLVARSLDAGINFFDTADVYSNGVSEQLLGKALGARRKDVVLATKVRGRTGPGINDVGLSRGHIMDSVHNSLRRLGTDYIDLYQIHGVDIVTPLDETLRALDDLVRQGKVRYLGCSNLQAWQLMKALGISEHRNLARFESLQAYYSIAGRDLERELVPLMKDQQVGLMVWSPLAGGFLSGKYRRNGQGPEGSRRTSFDFPPVDKERAYDVIDVMDGIAKAHNVSVARVALAWLLHQPHVTTIIIGAKTQEQLEDNLQTPSLKLTPEQLTALNTASALPPEYPGWMVAHQNKDRIPQPQ, encoded by the coding sequence ATGAACTATCGGATGCTGGGCCGCACGGGCCTGTACGTATCGGAGCTGTGCTTCGGAGCGATGACGTTCGGCGGCGAGGGCTTCTGGAAGGTGGTCGGCACGCAGGGCCAGAGCGAGGCCGACAAGCTCGTGGCCCGCAGCCTGGACGCGGGCATCAACTTCTTCGACACCGCGGACGTCTACTCCAACGGCGTCTCCGAGCAGCTGCTCGGCAAGGCGCTGGGCGCGCGGCGCAAGGATGTCGTCCTGGCCACCAAGGTGCGCGGCCGTACCGGCCCGGGCATCAACGACGTGGGCCTGTCGCGCGGCCACATCATGGACTCGGTGCACAACAGCCTGCGCCGCCTGGGCACCGACTACATCGACTTGTACCAGATCCACGGCGTGGACATCGTCACGCCCCTGGACGAGACGCTGCGCGCGCTGGATGACCTGGTCCGCCAGGGCAAGGTGCGCTACCTGGGCTGCTCCAACCTGCAGGCCTGGCAGCTCATGAAGGCGCTGGGCATCAGCGAGCACCGCAACCTGGCGCGCTTCGAGTCCCTGCAGGCCTACTACTCCATCGCCGGCAGGGACTTGGAGCGCGAGCTGGTACCGCTGATGAAGGACCAGCAGGTGGGCCTCATGGTGTGGAGCCCGCTGGCCGGCGGCTTCCTGAGCGGCAAGTACCGCCGCAACGGCCAGGGCCCCGAGGGCTCCCGGCGCACCTCCTTCGACTTCCCGCCCGTGGACAAGGAGCGCGCCTACGACGTCATCGACGTGATGGATGGCATCGCCAAGGCGCACAACGTCTCGGTGGCGCGCGTGGCCCTGGCCTGGCTGCTGCACCAGCCCCACGTGACGACGATCATCATCGGCGCGAAGACGCAGGAGCAGCTCGAGGACAACCTCCAGACGCCCTCGCTCAAGCTCACCCCGGAGCAGCTCACCGCGCTGAACACCGCCTCCGCCCTGCCCCCCGAGTATCCGGGCTGGATGGTGGCGCACCAGAACAAGGACCGCATCCCCCAGCCCCAGTAG
- a CDS encoding DUF429 domain-containing protein, whose product MSFVGWDLSDPFSRRPRPVDVAVVDAHGRVRFDERRWPQVERGGVLDAQALAAAFPVGPEDVVVVDGPQGLARPGASVREAERVLRAPGRTPDVLPEPGRPFCGFVRGSVLLFAALRRFEALELLDVDTPHVGEARLFEAFPGATWRRLAVEKLAKKDSPAGRARRREVLQAAGLRFPVGELPTHDQLDAALCAWLGWLTRHETGRVHAVGAPLWVDSEGWLREGRILDARPA is encoded by the coding sequence GTGAGTTTCGTGGGGTGGGACCTGAGCGATCCGTTCTCCCGGCGTCCACGCCCGGTGGACGTGGCGGTGGTGGATGCCCACGGCCGGGTGCGCTTCGACGAGCGGCGCTGGCCGCAGGTGGAGCGCGGTGGAGTGCTCGATGCGCAGGCGCTGGCCGCCGCGTTTCCAGTGGGCCCGGAAGATGTGGTGGTGGTGGATGGGCCTCAGGGGCTCGCGCGGCCGGGCGCCTCGGTGCGTGAGGCCGAGCGGGTGCTGAGGGCTCCCGGGCGGACACCGGACGTGCTGCCCGAGCCGGGACGGCCTTTCTGCGGCTTCGTTCGGGGCAGCGTGCTGCTCTTCGCGGCGCTGCGGAGGTTCGAGGCGCTGGAGCTGCTGGACGTGGACACGCCGCACGTGGGCGAAGCTCGGCTGTTCGAGGCGTTTCCCGGGGCCACCTGGCGCCGGCTGGCCGTGGAGAAGCTGGCGAAGAAGGACTCCCCCGCGGGACGGGCTCGGCGACGGGAGGTGCTCCAGGCGGCGGGGCTGCGCTTCCCGGTCGGCGAGCTGCCCACGCATGACCAGCTCGATGCGGCGCTGTGCGCGTGGCTCGGGTGGCTCACCCGCCACGAGACCGGGCGCGTGCATGCGGTGGGTGCGCCGCTGTGGGTGGACTCCGAAGGCTGGCTCCGGGAGGGGCGCATCCTGGATGCACGGCCTGCCTGA
- a CDS encoding trypsin-like serine peptidase, with translation MKPRARAVHGRTSWRRPGQSDSLFVQFVRASLVLALTLSGDSGQQRAPARRPAPAAAVKPRQPERRERLVTEGTLQDMPDGTRLTALAGKVDVTNRYLSSVLVTVELGEEQAGVCSGAVIGPRLVLTAGHCVCPERRVPAEAGGVQFIIDGSGCAKTARATTSVYEPRSALGNDLSSFRNSHTGTVRPHPELRVLLDAQEEVVSSTADLALIVLDEPLGEKFRPLPLTEREVQLHETIILVGSGYDELARAYDGERHASRNKSAEVPDPEGGRLRIEQPGGHHYRGDSGGPCLRENLEGTTLVGISARNLGQGEAMTSIFPYRDWLRAELQRVAALPLPERTD, from the coding sequence GTGAAGCCACGCGCGAGGGCTGTCCACGGTCGGACCTCGTGGCGGCGGCCGGGGCAGTCCGACTCACTGTTCGTCCAGTTCGTCCGGGCCTCGCTGGTCCTCGCGTTGACCCTGAGCGGTGACTCGGGCCAGCAGCGCGCGCCGGCCAGGAGGCCCGCGCCGGCCGCGGCCGTGAAGCCTCGGCAGCCAGAGCGACGGGAGCGGCTCGTCACCGAGGGAACCCTGCAGGACATGCCCGACGGCACGCGCCTCACCGCACTGGCGGGCAAGGTGGACGTGACCAACCGCTACCTGTCCTCCGTCCTCGTCACCGTGGAGCTGGGCGAGGAACAGGCAGGCGTGTGCAGTGGAGCCGTCATCGGCCCCCGGCTCGTGCTGACCGCCGGCCACTGCGTCTGCCCGGAGCGGCGAGTGCCGGCCGAGGCGGGCGGCGTCCAGTTCATCATCGATGGCTCCGGCTGCGCGAAGACGGCCCGGGCCACGACCTCCGTCTACGAGCCGCGCTCGGCGCTGGGCAACGATCTGTCCTCATTCAGGAACTCCCACACCGGCACGGTGCGTCCCCACCCGGAGCTCCGAGTCCTCCTGGATGCCCAGGAAGAGGTGGTGTCCAGCACGGCGGACCTGGCGCTCATCGTCCTGGACGAGCCCCTCGGCGAGAAGTTCCGGCCCCTGCCCCTGACGGAGCGGGAGGTTCAGCTCCACGAGACCATCATCCTCGTGGGCTCCGGCTATGACGAGCTGGCTCGGGCCTACGACGGAGAGCGGCACGCCAGCAGGAACAAGAGCGCCGAGGTACCGGACCCCGAAGGCGGGAGGCTCCGCATCGAGCAGCCCGGAGGCCACCACTACCGCGGCGACAGCGGAGGGCCGTGCCTGCGAGAGAACCTCGAGGGCACCACGCTCGTGGGCATCTCCGCACGCAACCTGGGCCAGGGGGAGGCCATGACGAGCATCTTCCCCTACCGGGACTGGCTGCGCGCCGAGCTCCAGCGCGTCGCGGCCCTGCCCCTGCCCGAGCGCACCGACTGA
- a CDS encoding protein kinase family protein, with protein sequence MGAAAVPVLASEWHFRRQTTARYEARPADDVYALGITAYRLVTGRYPPDTREPKETVGADDTLQLPALVLPEELVHLSPELASSFEPPRPPAADLP encoded by the coding sequence GTGGGCGCTGCAGCGGTCCCCGTCCTCGCGTCAGAGTGGCACTTCCGGCGCCAGACCACGGCCCGGTATGAGGCCCGTCCGGCCGACGACGTGTACGCGCTGGGAATCACGGCCTACCGGCTCGTGACGGGCAGATATCCGCCCGACACGAGGGAGCCGAAGGAGACGGTGGGGGCGGATGACACGCTCCAGCTGCCGGCGCTGGTGCTGCCCGAGGAGCTGGTGCACCTGAGCCCGGAGCTGGCCTCCTCCTTTGAACCACCGCGCCCGCCTGCCGCCGACCTGCCGTAG